Proteins co-encoded in one Plectropomus leopardus isolate mb chromosome 14, YSFRI_Pleo_2.0, whole genome shotgun sequence genomic window:
- the pcare1 gene encoding photoreceptor cilium actin regulator — translation MGCSPSRGNNFGTLGPMRKGRMLPHAPQESPRDSHFEEGENHTSTGSTDGDTKEKKAAGQSQVFQKEAHMTPQKKRYVSDLAPEAVNMDKVGSQGIDNNTTSQRKDKTVDKQDITEKKPGKKTKKNSRGIKGPKKKDKDKPFTEQKVDFPEPLVKAHQAAYAFLNPSINKYDDLLGLLEQATQTQVSVQTMVAFMALRYEEMIQGLEEMADEGEKVLKENGEHLAWPSQMKNLSSSPPLKSGCANIEPPPDLLQQLLQYTTQRMRNVSQTVGGIGDSALEEAVEYFASVSELLEEKLKVKRAVETRLMQLLSRIELASLRKPGPEDSALFSEDSGIGAENESLAGSERRHRRESCASTGTHRTTSASPVGYTSMDIRQEISTQKLASQISPSLSLTSLNSLGSACTIMANYHRDSLLGSVSLDYGEEEDNDDDEDMDRDMEDVQVGFRKRSHSSPVDHEQQYPRRLPPKRIENPQNVEMTLRMKNAISGRIQFVPSQNASAKTKAVGSPKTSKRQWTDEKQSPKRPQTTAPVRRAVVKKTPVARERRSQSAESLRSKGEDPTLLELERTQKDLNHRLQRMSKSKAGGNMKIAPSKQNQGASPAQSPAINRKNSSPKKNSNPKPLDDKAALTRHNGTKQDVLSNVEKDKLNDNKTSKGPIKATPPPSPPSSPRPSSGLYRGRNSVKRLIDTFSQGIEDLEGPKVLGPLKGVRKCGVPVLPGLGNVEAVLSTGVTSCRTDSTASEKTSDLDLDSLPPPPLEVLMDNSFESAQSLSTGVADEGATKIGKSPVLKRAAVSQRLKASVQSVTVLPSKGGLPQVSKVSTLGRADQQGASASPKVSQPDVQKEADPPGSEKDSLYHQDRKTIHLRHPSDSQKLSTSNVVTNPSVSQEESADIQDGGNLSVPGSNTKVSTVPPSSVVRSQPSVAAPVYRGRMLPSTPSTPSSLHRRLPSPHNFKRQPTPPSSSSPPVNRKLPTPPAVQGRLPSPPVAKQNILNSNSPSSYPFKAPSPPASPKVQRWSRENSSEDLSSARMIRNARSVFCPASSSLFEAQPCPVPSPPQAWTSAGVAFLPRALGSRGRFPVSVQGPRPFIRRSHSDRRPSLGLPPRSPGISVAETCGSEPAICSQGLDDELTREEELWESQSNLRPTLRSASHPDLCVVGQALQRD, via the exons ATGGGGTGCTCACCATCCAGAGGAAACAATTTTGGGACACTTGGTCCCATGAGGAAGGGAAGAATGCTTCCCCATGCACCTCAAGAAAGCCCCAGAGATTCCCACTTTGAAGAGGGAGAGAATCATACTTCAACTGGATCAACAGATGGAGATACAAAGGAGAAAAAGGCAGCTGGACAAAGCCAGGTATTTCAGAAAGAGGCTCATATGACACCGCAAAAAAAGAGATATGTGTCTGACCTAGCTCCTGAGGCAGTAAACATGGATAAAGTTGGGAGTCAAGGAATAGACAACAACACAACTTCACAGAGAAAGGACAAAACTGTTGACAAGCAGgatataacagaaaaaaagcctggcaaaaaaacaaagaaaaatagcaGAGGTATTAAGGgtccaaaaaagaaagacaaggacAAACCATTTACAGAACAGAAGGTGGACTTCCCAGAACCTTTGGTAAAAGCTCACCAAGCTGCTTATGCCTTCTTGAATCCCAGCATAAACAAATATGATGATTTACTGGGACTTCTGGAACAGGCAACCCAAACACAGGTTTCTGTGCAAACTATGGTTGCTTTTATGGCTCTACGCTATGAGGAAATGATTCAGGGGCTGGAAGAAATGGCAGATGAGggagaaaaagttttaaaagaaaatggagaaCATCTTGCATGGCCAAGTCAAATGAAAAACCTCTCATCTTCTCCACCTTTGAAGTCTGGCTGTGCTAATATTGAGCCCCCTCCGGATttgttgcagcagctgcttcagtACACCACACAGAGAATGCGAAATGTGAGCCAGACGGTTGGTGGAATTGGGGACTCTGCTTTAGAGGAGGCAGTGGAGTACTTTGCCTCTGTCTCTGAGCTTTTAGAGGAGAAACTGAAAGTCAAACGTGCAGTAGAGACTAGGCTAATGCAACTCTTATCTCGCATTGAATTGGCCTCTCTGCGCAAGCCTGGGCCAGAGGATTCGGCTCTCTTTAGCGAGGACAGTGGTATTGGAGCTGAGAATGAATCCCTTGCTGGATCTGAAAGACGCCATAGACGAGAGAGTTGTGCCTCCACTGGGACACATAGAACTACTAGTGCCAGTCCTGTGGGATACACCTCGATGGACATTAGGCAAGAAATATCTACGCAAAAGCTTGCAAGTCAAATAAGTCCAAGTCTTTCCCTAACTTCACTCAACTCATTAGGTTCTGCATGTACCATAATGGCTAATTACCACAGAGACTCATTGCTAGGATCAGTCTCCTTAGATTATGGggaggaagaagacaatgatGACGATGAGGATATGGATAGAGACATGGAAGATGTGCAAGTAGGGTTTAGAAAGCGATCACATTCTTCACCTGTAGATCATGAACAACAATACCCACGCCGCCTACCCCCAAAGCGAATAGAGAATCCTCAAAATGTGGAAATGACTCTAAGAATGAAAAATGCTATAAGTGGTAGGATACAGTTTGTCCCATCACAGAATGCTAGTGCCAAAACAAAGGCAGTTGGGAGCCCAAAAACCAGTAAACGCCAGTGGACAGATGAGAAACAATCTCCAAAAAGGCCTCAAACAACAGCACCTGTTCGGAGGGCAGTGGTAAAAAAGACCCCAGTTGCTAGAGAGCGACGCTCCCAGTCAGCAGAATCCCTGCGGAGCAAAGGAGAGGATCCAACTCTGCTTGAACTAGAACGGACCCAGAAGGATTTAAACCACAGGTTGCAGAGGATGAGTAAAAGCAAGGCAGGTGGAAACATGAAGATTGCtccttcaaaacaaaatcaaggaGCCTCACCGGCACAATCTCCAGCAATAAACCGCAAAAATTCTTCACCTAAGAAGAACAGCAATCCCAAACCACTTGATGACAAAGCAGCCCTCACAAGGCACAACGGTACAAAACAGGATGTACTCAGCAATGTGGAAAAAGATAAactaaatgacaacaaaacatcCAAGGGTCCTATAAAAGCCACCCCACCCCCTAGCCCTCCTTCATCACCACGACCATCTTCGGGCCTTTACAGAGGCAGGAACTCAGTTAAAAGACTGATTGATACCTTCAGTCAAGGAATAGAAGATCTAGAGGGTCCTAAAGTTCTGGGGCCTCTCAAAGGAGTTCGGAAGTGTGGGGTGCCTGTGTTACCTGGTTTAGGGAATGTAGAAGCTGTCCTTAGTACTGGAGTAACCAGCTGTAGAACTGATTCCACTGCTTCTGAGAAAACCAGTGATTTAGATCTGGAtagtcttcctcctcctccactcgaAGTTTTAATGGACAATTCATTTGAAAGTGCCCAGAGTCTTTCAACTGGTGTAGCTGATGAAGGGGCAACAAAAATCGGAAAATCGCCCGTGTTAAAAAGGGCTGCTGTATCACAACGACTCAAGGCTTCAGTTCAGTCAGTGACAGTGCTGCCAAGTAAAGGAGGCCTGCCACAAGTTTCCAAAGTTTCTACCCTTGGTAGAGCAGATCAACAAGGTGCATCTGCTTCACCAAAGGTAAGTCAACCAGACGTCCAAAAGGAGGCAGACCCACCTGGGTCTGAAAAGGATTCCTTGTACCACCAAGACAGAAAAACCATACACCTAAGACACCCTTCAGACTCACAGAAATTGTCAACAAGTAATGTAGTAACAAATCCATCAGTCAGTCAAGAGGAATCAGCAGACATACAAGATGGTGGCAACCTTTCAGTGCCTGGATCTAACACGAAAGTGTCTACAGTGCCTCCTTCTTCAGTGGTCAGGAGTCAACCATCTGTAGCGGCACCTGTGTATAGGGGGCGGATGTTACCATCCACACCCTCTACACCAAGCAGTCTACATCGAAGACTTCCCAGTCCCCACAACTTCAAAAGACAACCTACTCCACCCTCTTCCTCTAGCCCCCCTGTTAACAGGAAACTCCCCACACCACCTGCAGTTCAAGGGAGGCTCCCCAGCCCACCTGTTGCaaagcagaatattttaaaCTCAAATTCACCCTCCTCCTATCCTTTCAAAGCACCGTCTCCACCAGCTTCACCAAAGGTACAAAGATGGTCAAGGGAGAACAGCAGTGAAGACTTATCTAGTGCTAGGATGATTAGGAATGCACGTTCAGTCTTCTGCCCTGCATCCTCATCCCTATTTGAGGCTCAGCCTTGTCCAGTTCCCAGTCCCCCACAAGCATGGACCTCTGCTGGGGTTGCTTTTCTCCCACGTGCTTTGGGGAGTCGTGGAAGGTTTCCTGTATCTGTTCAAGGACCTCGACCCTTCATCCGACGTAGCCATTCAGATCGAAGGCCAAGCCTAGGTCTGCCACCAAGATCACCAGGCATCTCAGTGGCTGAGACTTGTGGGAGTGAGCCAGCAATATGCTCACAGGG GTTGGACGATGAACTGACCAGGGAAGAAGAATTATGGGAGAGCCAATCAAACCTTAGACCTACGCTACGCTCTGCATCACACCCTGACCTGTGTGTTGTTGGACAAGCTTTGCAGAGAGACTAA